The bacterium genome includes the window GTTCTCCTTCTAGGACGCACGTGAAACCTCTCGTCCGACACCTTCTCGTCCTCGCCGTCGTGGCCGGACTTGTTGCGTCGGCCGCGCCCGCGCGCGCCGTCGAGGCGGACGAAGGCGCGCTCGCGCCCCAGGTCGGCGGCCTGGCGTTCACCGGCAAGCTCGGCGAATTGTTCGCCGCGGACTTCGCGTACGGCGCGAACATTACCTACGGCTTCACCGATTGGCTCGCGTTGGATATCGATGTGCTTTACTCCGAACACCAGGAGACCGAGCGCGACCGATACGGCGCCCTTTCCCTGACGCATCTCACCGGATCGCTCGGCCCGCGTTTCGGGATCACGGGCGATTTTGTCGCCGCGCACGTCGCGCTCGCGCCGATGATCGTGCTTTCGACTTACGAGGCCCGCTTTCCCGCCGGCAGCGGCACGCGGGACGACTCCGAGGACACGCACGGCTTCGGCGGCAACGCGATCGCCGGCGTCGATGCGTTCGTCGGCGCATCCGCCACGCTGGGCCTTGCCGCCAA containing:
- a CDS encoding porin family protein; its protein translation is MKPLVRHLLVLAVVAGLVASAAPARAVEADEGALAPQVGGLAFTGKLGELFAADFAYGANITYGFTDWLALDIDVLYSEHQETERDRYGALSLTHLTGSLGPRFGITGDFVAAHVALAPMIVLSTYEARFPAGSGTRDDSEDTHGFGGNAIAGVDAFVGASATLGLAAKAGVVSTDLEFAHGEDVDNQVEVYTFYAGVLRFTVIF